A window of the Pyramidobacter porci genome harbors these coding sequences:
- a CDS encoding 2-hydroxyacid dehydrogenase: MNKVVIAGRVPDAGRKILYERCAGRYEVAEVLSSEDLAKHLDATYYILRGFPMGAAEIEKLGGGARLIHRWGVGFDAVDIEAAGKKGITVSICAGVNSQPVAELTVMLMLASLRHLPELMDRAKAGCRDKEDIIARSWLICGKRVGLVGLGSIGRRVAAAVGGMGAEVTYYDPFRAAPETEKELGVEFLPLDELLKSSDIVSLHMPLLDSTRHLIDAAALAKMKPSALLVNTARGGIVDTEALLKALAEKRLFGAALDTIENEPLPAGHPAFSLDNLIITPHAGGNTEDNNRNMAAYIMDNIDAVESGRGPNPRSVVNRQFLGSQRISDPL; encoded by the coding sequence ATGAATAAAGTCGTCATCGCCGGCAGAGTGCCGGACGCGGGCAGAAAAATCCTGTACGAACGCTGCGCCGGCCGCTACGAGGTGGCAGAGGTCCTGAGCAGCGAGGATCTGGCGAAGCATCTGGACGCTACCTATTATATCCTGCGCGGCTTCCCGATGGGAGCGGCGGAAATCGAAAAGCTCGGCGGCGGCGCCCGTCTGATCCACCGCTGGGGAGTCGGTTTCGACGCGGTCGATATCGAAGCGGCGGGAAAAAAGGGCATCACCGTCTCGATCTGCGCCGGCGTCAACTCGCAACCCGTCGCCGAACTGACCGTCATGCTGATGCTCGCCTCGCTGCGCCATTTGCCCGAGCTGATGGACCGCGCCAAAGCGGGATGCAGGGACAAGGAAGACATCATCGCGCGCTCGTGGCTGATCTGCGGCAAACGCGTCGGTCTCGTCGGCCTTGGCAGCATCGGCCGGCGCGTGGCCGCAGCCGTCGGCGGCATGGGCGCGGAAGTGACCTATTACGATCCTTTCCGCGCCGCGCCGGAGACCGAAAAAGAGCTGGGCGTCGAATTTCTGCCGCTCGACGAACTTCTGAAAAGCAGCGACATCGTCAGCCTGCACATGCCTCTGCTCGATTCGACCCGGCACCTGATCGACGCCGCCGCCCTCGCCAAAATGAAACCATCGGCCTTGCTGGTCAATACCGCCCGCGGCGGCATCGTCGATACCGAAGCACTGCTGAAGGCGCTGGCGGAAAAACGCCTCTTCGGCGCCGCGCTCGACACGATCGAGAACGAACCGCTCCCCGCCGGTCATCCCGCCTTCAGCCTCGACAACCTGATCATCACTCCCCACGCCGGCGGCAACACGGAAGACAACAACCGCAACATGGCAGCCTACATCATGGACAACATCGACGCCGTGGAGAGCGGGCGCGGACCGAACCCGCGCAGCGTCGTCAACCGGCAGTTCCTTGGCAGTCAGCGGATTTCTGATCCGCTCTGA
- a CDS encoding amidase gives MSNAVVEMTAVDLSKAIHARKVSCREVMASYLDHIDKTNPRVNAIVTRVDGEALLKQAGEKDAELASGRDNGWMHGFPQAVKDLVPTKGIRTTKGSLLLKDWIPDADGAVVTAMKRGGAIIIGKTNTPEFGYGSQSYNEVFGATGNPYDENRTSGGSSGGAACAVALRMQAVADGSDFMGSLRNPAGWCNIVSLRPSIGVVPSGGTELFTNSMATNGSMGRTVADVALLLGTIAGYNPAFPLSREADSRLKALTPANVREALKKDQKGVRVAWIGDWGGALPTEPGVMETCRAAVERMKDFGAVVEDIKPFYNMNEFWETIWLPIRHYCASSLKPWYDKCRQNLMKPESRWEYDGSLAMSAQDVYRAFEKRTEFYHAMLKVYDDYDYIVSPTACCFPFDKNVHWPETINGTPMRTYHNWMEIVTPWTMGGNAVCTVPAGFGGANRLSIGLQLVAAPHREFEALQFASAYEAVTGFVDKFPPKF, from the coding sequence GTGAGCAATGCTGTTGTCGAAATGACGGCCGTAGATCTCTCCAAGGCCATCCATGCCAGGAAAGTTTCCTGCCGCGAGGTGATGGCTTCCTATCTTGATCACATCGACAAGACCAATCCCCGCGTCAACGCCATCGTCACCCGCGTCGACGGCGAGGCGCTGCTGAAGCAGGCCGGTGAAAAGGACGCCGAGCTGGCATCCGGCAGGGACAACGGCTGGATGCACGGCTTCCCGCAGGCCGTGAAGGATCTGGTTCCCACCAAAGGCATCCGCACCACCAAAGGTTCGCTGCTTCTCAAGGACTGGATTCCCGACGCCGACGGCGCTGTCGTCACCGCGATGAAGCGCGGCGGCGCCATCATCATCGGCAAGACCAACACGCCCGAGTTTGGCTACGGCTCCCAGTCCTACAACGAAGTGTTCGGCGCCACCGGCAATCCATACGACGAGAACCGCACCAGCGGCGGCTCGTCCGGCGGCGCGGCCTGCGCCGTCGCTTTGAGGATGCAGGCCGTGGCGGACGGCAGCGACTTCATGGGTTCACTGCGCAATCCGGCCGGCTGGTGCAACATCGTCAGCCTGCGTCCATCCATCGGCGTCGTCCCCTCCGGCGGCACCGAACTGTTCACCAACTCCATGGCCACGAACGGTTCCATGGGGCGCACCGTGGCCGACGTAGCCCTGCTGCTGGGCACGATCGCCGGTTACAACCCCGCTTTCCCGCTGAGCCGCGAGGCCGACTCCCGTCTGAAAGCGCTGACGCCGGCGAACGTGCGCGAGGCGCTGAAAAAGGACCAGAAAGGCGTTCGCGTGGCCTGGATCGGCGACTGGGGCGGCGCGCTGCCCACCGAGCCCGGCGTCATGGAAACCTGCCGCGCGGCCGTCGAGCGCATGAAGGACTTCGGAGCGGTGGTCGAGGACATCAAGCCCTTTTACAATATGAACGAGTTCTGGGAGACCATCTGGCTGCCCATCCGCCATTACTGCGCGTCCTCGCTGAAGCCGTGGTACGACAAATGCCGCCAGAATCTGATGAAGCCGGAGAGCCGCTGGGAGTACGATGGTTCGCTGGCCATGAGCGCCCAGGATGTGTACCGCGCCTTCGAGAAGCGCACCGAGTTTTATCACGCTATGCTCAAGGTTTACGACGACTACGACTACATCGTCTCACCCACCGCCTGCTGCTTCCCCTTCGACAAAAACGTTCACTGGCCCGAGACGATCAACGGCACGCCGATGCGCACCTATCACAATTGGATGGAGATCGTCACGCCGTGGACCATGGGCGGCAACGCAGTCTGTACGGTGCCGGCCGGATTCGGCGGCGCAAATCGCCTTTCCATCGGCCTGCAGCTGGTCGCCGCGCCGCACCGTGAGTTCGAGGCGCTGCAGTTCGCCTCGGCCTACGAAGCGGTTACCGGCTTCGTCGACAAGTTCCCGCCCAAATTCTAG
- a CDS encoding DUF5058 family protein, giving the protein MEELLKIGNAAPFWGCAAISVGIVVSLALRYVKLGYKFAGSVGLDRGACNRAFKSGMISATGPAIAQVIVILAMISVVGGPISWIRLSMIGSAATELTAARTGAAACGVELGGAGYGLNQMAVSWFTMSVNGCGWLLMVWLFTHRMDKVSDKTGGADKAWRAILTATASIGLYSHMTSPYLVTFSARTVAAIVGAVSMFVLIQLGKTYPWIKDYSLGFAIIAGLIGGYFFM; this is encoded by the coding sequence ATGGAAGAATTGTTGAAGATCGGCAACGCGGCGCCTTTCTGGGGGTGCGCCGCCATCAGCGTCGGCATCGTCGTGTCGCTGGCGCTCCGCTACGTGAAGCTGGGCTACAAATTCGCCGGCAGCGTCGGCCTCGACAGGGGCGCCTGCAACCGCGCTTTCAAAAGCGGCATGATCTCCGCCACGGGACCCGCTATCGCCCAGGTCATCGTCATTCTGGCCATGATCTCGGTCGTCGGCGGCCCCATCTCCTGGATCCGTCTGTCCATGATCGGCTCGGCCGCCACCGAGCTGACCGCTGCCCGCACCGGCGCTGCGGCCTGCGGCGTGGAACTGGGCGGCGCCGGCTACGGCCTGAATCAGATGGCCGTTTCCTGGTTCACGATGAGCGTGAACGGCTGCGGCTGGCTGCTGATGGTGTGGCTGTTCACCCACAGGATGGACAAAGTCAGCGACAAGACCGGCGGCGCCGACAAGGCATGGCGCGCCATTCTCACCGCCACGGCGAGCATCGGCCTTTACAGTCACATGACCAGCCCTTATCTGGTCACATTCAGCGCCCGCACCGTCGCCGCGATCGTCGGCGCTGTCTCCATGTTCGTGCTGATTCAGCTCGGCAAAACGTATCCCTGGATCAAGGACTACTCGCTGGGCTTCGCCATCATCGCCGGCCTGATCGGCGGTTACTTCTTCATGTGA
- a CDS encoding winged helix-turn-helix transcriptional regulator, which yields MIPEDFAEKITFNRTWDLLSHRWKFYVVYLLGERPLRFGELRRLCAAVSRVTLTGYLRQLEREGFVSCRKLSEPALFAEYALTDLGRSALPPVRQLIAWGDEAD from the coding sequence ATGATTCCGGAAGACTTTGCCGAAAAGATCACGTTCAACCGCACCTGGGATCTGCTTTCCCATCGCTGGAAGTTTTACGTCGTCTATCTGCTGGGCGAGCGGCCGCTGCGTTTCGGCGAGCTGCGGCGGCTTTGCGCAGCGGTGTCGCGCGTGACGCTGACCGGCTACCTGCGCCAGCTGGAGCGGGAAGGCTTTGTCAGCTGCCGCAAGCTCAGCGAGCCGGCGCTTTTCGCCGAGTACGCGCTGACCGACTTGGGACGCAGCGCGCTGCCCCCAGTGCGCCAGTTGATCGCGTGGGGCGACGAGGCGGATTGA
- a CDS encoding pyridoxamine 5'-phosphate oxidase family protein: MRRKDREVTSEAWIRKVLEEAEILHLALIDPAGKPYSVPVHYGLGDNCLYIHGAMQGRKVETMRAHPDVAFHVVAGYELVPSPVKAGYKWGVYRSVMGEGKVRVVTDLDEKRRAIDLLHAHYGDVRENYSVADAKLEKVVNVLAIEITSLTGKTKGYPNPDNPRTVVVREE; the protein is encoded by the coding sequence ATGAGAAGAAAAGACCGCGAAGTGACGTCAGAGGCATGGATCCGCAAGGTCCTCGAAGAAGCCGAGATCCTTCATCTGGCGCTGATCGACCCGGCGGGGAAACCCTACTCGGTGCCGGTCCATTACGGTCTGGGCGACAACTGTCTTTATATCCACGGCGCCATGCAGGGGCGCAAGGTGGAAACGATGCGGGCGCACCCCGACGTGGCTTTTCACGTCGTCGCCGGCTACGAGCTGGTCCCCAGCCCCGTCAAGGCCGGCTATAAATGGGGCGTCTACCGCAGCGTCATGGGCGAGGGAAAGGTGCGCGTCGTCACCGACTTGGACGAAAAGCGCCGCGCCATCGACCTGCTCCACGCCCATTACGGTGACGTCAGGGAGAACTACTCCGTCGCCGACGCCAAACTGGAAAAAGTGGTCAACGTGCTGGCAATCGAGATCACGTCGCTGACGGGCAAGACCAAGGGCTATCCCAATCCCGACAATCCCCGAACCGTCGTCGTCAGGGAAGAGTGA
- a CDS encoding FecCD family ABC transporter permease codes for MRFSSIRQRTGLLALILCILLFVSITMGVSIGSVSIPFGRVWGIILHQLFPDWQTFARDWPKNEVGIVWQLRLPRVLLGSLVGAGLVMAGATIQSLVRNSLADPYLLGISSGACAGAVLAILFAGKLLGAAFSGMPTVSLLAFLGALLAFALVFLIASRGSGLTPMRMVLSGLAVSYIFMAMTNFLVYLNQRSGAETAMFWMLGGLGGARWDRLPIPFAVTSLCLVVLMLQSRSLNALLLGDESAAALGVDVQKFRRFLFVVTSVLTGVLVAVSGSIGFVGLVVPHIMRMTVGADHRRVLPLGALLGAVFLIWADVFSRTVMAPRELPLGIVTGFIGAPFFIWLLSRGGHK; via the coding sequence ATGCGTTTTTCTTCGATTCGGCAGAGGACGGGGCTGCTTGCCCTCATCCTCTGCATTCTTTTATTCGTATCCATAACGATGGGAGTGTCCATCGGCTCGGTGTCCATTCCTTTCGGCCGAGTCTGGGGCATTATCCTGCATCAGCTCTTTCCCGACTGGCAGACATTCGCCCGTGACTGGCCGAAGAACGAGGTCGGCATCGTCTGGCAGCTCCGCTTGCCGCGCGTGCTGCTCGGTTCGCTGGTCGGCGCGGGGCTGGTGATGGCCGGAGCGACGATCCAGTCGCTGGTGCGCAATTCGCTGGCTGACCCCTATTTGCTCGGCATTTCTTCGGGGGCCTGCGCCGGCGCCGTGCTGGCGATTCTGTTCGCGGGAAAGCTGCTCGGCGCGGCTTTTTCGGGCATGCCGACGGTGTCTCTGCTGGCCTTTCTCGGCGCGTTGCTGGCCTTCGCGCTCGTCTTCCTGATCGCCAGCCGCGGCAGCGGCTTGACTCCGATGCGCATGGTTTTATCCGGATTGGCCGTCAGCTATATTTTCATGGCCATGACGAATTTCCTTGTCTACCTGAATCAGCGCAGCGGCGCGGAGACCGCCATGTTCTGGATGCTCGGCGGGCTCGGCGGCGCGCGGTGGGACCGGCTGCCCATTCCTTTTGCCGTCACCAGTCTTTGCCTTGTCGTGCTCATGCTCCAATCCCGTTCGCTCAACGCGCTGCTGCTCGGCGACGAGAGCGCCGCCGCTCTGGGCGTTGATGTGCAGAAGTTCCGCCGTTTTCTGTTCGTCGTCACTTCGGTGCTCACCGGCGTGCTCGTGGCCGTCAGCGGCTCCATCGGTTTCGTCGGCTTGGTCGTGCCCCATATCATGCGCATGACCGTCGGGGCCGATCATCGTCGCGTGCTGCCGCTGGGCGCGCTGCTGGGAGCCGTTTTTCTGATCTGGGCCGACGTGTTCTCGCGCACGGTCATGGCCCCGCGGGAACTGCCGCTCGGCATCGTCACGGGCTTTATTGGCGCGCCGTTTTTCATCTGGCTGCTGAGCCGCGGAGGGCACAAATGA
- a CDS encoding RraA family protein, which yields MSTIGNRIFSEVRRPGRDLVEAFKGIPSSNINDEMNRLFCMHDFVRLVNPDHAVQLLGTAVTVKVPSGDNLFFHQALDMALPGDVIVVDGGHCNNRSLAGEIMLKFAQYKGLAGVVVDGCLRDLDALRGLSMPVYCAGITPQGPFKNGPGEINAPIACGGQVVFPGDILVGDMDGIVVIHKEDAPEMAAAAQKKKASEDKTFALMDGDWKAYAEKHAVTTKKRMEGRTPEFLGSFADKYGL from the coding sequence ATGAGCACAATCGGCAATCGGATCTTCAGCGAAGTCAGACGCCCGGGGCGCGATCTCGTCGAAGCCTTCAAGGGCATTCCTTCCAGCAATATCAACGACGAGATGAACCGCCTCTTCTGCATGCACGACTTCGTGCGCCTCGTCAATCCCGACCATGCCGTGCAGTTGCTCGGCACGGCCGTCACGGTCAAGGTCCCCTCGGGCGACAATCTGTTCTTTCATCAGGCGCTCGACATGGCGCTCCCCGGCGACGTTATCGTCGTGGACGGCGGTCACTGCAACAATCGTTCGCTGGCCGGCGAGATCATGCTCAAGTTCGCCCAGTACAAGGGGCTTGCCGGCGTCGTCGTCGACGGCTGCCTGCGCGATCTCGACGCGCTGCGCGGGCTGTCCATGCCGGTCTACTGCGCCGGCATCACGCCGCAGGGGCCTTTCAAGAACGGCCCGGGCGAGATCAACGCGCCGATCGCCTGCGGCGGGCAGGTCGTGTTCCCCGGCGACATCCTGGTCGGCGACATGGACGGCATCGTCGTGATCCACAAAGAGGACGCTCCGGAAATGGCGGCTGCCGCGCAGAAGAAAAAAGCTTCGGAGGACAAGACGTTCGCGCTGATGGACGGCGACTGGAAAGCGTACGCCGAGAAGCACGCTGTCACCACCAAAAAGCGCATGGAAGGCCGCACTCCCGAATTTCTCGGCAGTTTTGCTGACAAATACGGCCTGTAA
- a CDS encoding ABC transporter ATP-binding protein: MSEKLSVAKLQWQAAGRRIVDGVDVTVSPGEFVGVIGPNGSGKSSFLRCVYRVNRPNFGAVFLDGEDLWKMPASQAARRCAAVPQEMPAQFDFTVREIVAMGRYPYKKAMERDSDDDRRLAAQAMDYVGLSQKADQAFSSLSGGEKQRTLIARAIAQDTDFLVLDEPTNHLDIYYQLEIMDLIRRMGIASLVVMHDLNLASQYCDRLYVLCQGRVAAAGRPQDVITPELIARLYHVETRVTPRPETGRPQIAFLRRLSGAESTE, translated from the coding sequence ATGAGCGAAAAGCTGAGCGTCGCCAAGCTGCAGTGGCAGGCCGCGGGACGCCGCATCGTGGACGGCGTCGACGTGACGGTAAGCCCGGGGGAATTCGTGGGCGTCATCGGCCCCAACGGCAGCGGCAAATCGAGTTTTCTTCGCTGCGTGTATCGCGTCAACAGGCCCAACTTCGGCGCCGTCTTTCTCGACGGCGAGGATCTGTGGAAGATGCCCGCCTCGCAGGCGGCGCGCCGCTGCGCGGCCGTGCCGCAGGAGATGCCGGCGCAGTTCGACTTCACGGTGCGCGAGATCGTTGCGATGGGGCGCTATCCCTACAAGAAAGCGATGGAGCGCGACAGCGACGACGACCGTCGCCTTGCAGCGCAAGCCATGGACTACGTGGGACTTTCGCAGAAAGCCGATCAGGCTTTTTCCAGTCTTTCCGGCGGCGAGAAGCAGCGCACCCTGATCGCGCGCGCCATCGCGCAGGATACCGACTTCCTTGTCCTCGACGAACCGACCAACCATCTCGACATCTACTATCAGCTCGAGATCATGGACTTGATCCGCCGCATGGGAATAGCTTCGCTGGTGGTCATGCACGACCTCAATCTCGCCTCGCAATATTGCGACCGGCTTTATGTGCTTTGTCAGGGACGCGTCGCTGCCGCGGGGCGTCCGCAGGACGTGATCACGCCGGAGCTCATCGCGCGGCTCTACCATGTGGAAACGCGCGTTACGCCTCGCCCCGAGACCGGCCGGCCGCAGATCGCCTTCCTGCGCCGGCTGAGCGGCGCCGAGAGCACGGAATGA
- a CDS encoding tripartite tricarboxylate transporter TctB family protein yields the protein MKRHQDVTIGIVILLFCAFFTRCALRMDMGPALMPLILLAFMAVLGLIILADGIRKTRHATAENPVKPFVTCAALKTPLTMFALIVVYVLLFLAVGYYAATVLFLIAAMRFLKQKSWPLIAMTTAGFVAFTYFFLVRQLNVSIDELGWIGNWLQMRGGF from the coding sequence ATGAAACGACATCAGGACGTGACCATTGGCATCGTCATCCTGCTGTTCTGCGCCTTTTTCACGCGTTGTGCCCTGCGTATGGACATGGGACCGGCCCTGATGCCGCTCATTCTGCTCGCCTTTATGGCGGTATTGGGGCTCATCATCCTGGCCGACGGCATTCGAAAAACGCGTCACGCAACGGCGGAAAATCCCGTCAAGCCTTTCGTGACCTGCGCTGCGTTGAAAACGCCGCTGACCATGTTCGCTTTGATCGTTGTCTATGTGCTGCTGTTTCTCGCCGTCGGCTACTATGCCGCAACGGTGCTCTTCCTGATCGCGGCGATGCGTTTTCTCAAGCAGAAGAGCTGGCCGCTCATCGCGATGACCACCGCCGGATTCGTGGCCTTCACCTACTTTTTCCTTGTCCGCCAGCTGAACGTCTCCATCGACGAATTGGGCTGGATCGGCAACTGGCTGCAGATGCGCGGCGGATTTTAG
- a CDS encoding tripartite tricarboxylate transporter permease — protein sequence MELVKQVLGMTFEWGALTGLIVGTVGGIIIGALPGFSASMGVALLIPITYGMSPVAGLIMLTAVYTSAIYGGSITATLCHTPGTPASAATAIDGYKLTQQGRGMEAVGVCTVASMIGGVVGALALLFLSPPLGKFSLQFSALEYCMLAIFGVTIIASLAGESLYKGLFSGILGLFLGTVGLDAITGTPRFTFGSIQLEDGIQFVPALIGMFSISQVMIIADDVFKGKHTIVDEKSMTGRILPPWNEFKELVPTIARSSIIGTIIGIIPAAGAGVSSWVCYSLGKKFSKHPEKFGSGSFEGVASSEAGNNAATGGALVPLITLALPGSAVAAILLGGMLMHGLVPGASMFTEKAPVTYTIIFGYLLSNILMGLIGLAIAKYVARVSTVPMGVLGPLVVALSAIGTYAIRNNMFDVFVMLAFGLLGYLLRRTGFATAPLVLGMVLGEIVESNWRRALIMSRGNMFKYFLSRPISLALLVLIALSMFTPVLMNYVNKKSRVQEKSA from the coding sequence ATGGAACTGGTCAAACAGGTTCTCGGTATGACGTTTGAGTGGGGGGCGTTGACGGGGCTGATCGTCGGCACCGTAGGCGGCATCATCATCGGCGCGCTGCCCGGCTTCAGCGCTTCCATGGGCGTGGCCCTGCTGATTCCCATCACCTACGGAATGTCGCCCGTCGCCGGGCTGATCATGCTGACGGCGGTCTACACGTCGGCCATTTACGGCGGCTCGATCACCGCCACTCTGTGCCACACGCCCGGCACGCCGGCTTCCGCCGCGACGGCGATCGACGGATACAAGCTGACCCAGCAGGGGCGCGGCATGGAAGCCGTCGGCGTCTGCACGGTCGCTTCCATGATCGGCGGCGTCGTCGGCGCGCTGGCGCTGTTGTTCCTTTCGCCGCCGTTGGGAAAATTCTCTCTGCAATTTTCGGCGCTTGAATACTGCATGCTGGCCATCTTCGGCGTCACGATCATCGCCTCCCTGGCTGGAGAGTCGCTGTACAAAGGGCTGTTTTCGGGCATTCTCGGTCTGTTCCTCGGCACCGTCGGCTTGGACGCCATCACCGGCACGCCGCGTTTCACCTTCGGCTCCATCCAGCTTGAGGACGGCATCCAGTTCGTCCCCGCGCTGATCGGCATGTTCTCGATCTCGCAGGTCATGATCATCGCCGACGACGTCTTCAAGGGCAAGCATACCATCGTCGACGAAAAGAGCATGACGGGGCGTATCCTGCCGCCCTGGAACGAATTCAAAGAGCTGGTCCCGACCATTGCGCGTTCGTCCATCATCGGCACGATCATCGGCATCATTCCGGCGGCCGGCGCCGGCGTTTCTTCGTGGGTTTGCTACAGCCTCGGCAAAAAGTTCTCCAAACATCCCGAGAAATTCGGCAGCGGCTCTTTTGAAGGCGTGGCCTCGTCCGAAGCCGGAAATAACGCCGCCACCGGCGGCGCGCTCGTTCCTCTGATCACGCTGGCTCTGCCCGGCAGCGCGGTGGCGGCCATCCTTCTCGGCGGCATGCTCATGCACGGGCTCGTCCCGGGAGCTTCCATGTTCACCGAAAAGGCCCCCGTCACCTACACGATCATATTCGGCTATCTGCTCTCGAATATTCTCATGGGACTCATCGGCCTGGCCATTGCCAAATACGTGGCCCGGGTCAGCACTGTTCCGATGGGCGTGCTCGGCCCGCTTGTCGTCGCGCTCTCCGCCATCGGCACCTACGCGATCCGCAACAACATGTTCGACGTGTTCGTGATGCTTGCGTTCGGTCTGCTGGGGTATCTGCTGCGGCGGACGGGCTTCGCCACCGCGCCCCTCGTGCTGGGCATGGTGCTGGGCGAAATCGTCGAGAGCAATTGGCGCCGCGCGCTGATCATGTCCCGCGGCAACATGTTCAAATATTTCCTCAGCCGCCCCATCAGCCTTGCGCTGCTGGTCCTTATCGCGCTTTCCATGTTCACGCCGGTTCTGATGAACTATGTGAATAAAAAGTCGAGGGTTCAGGAAAAATCCGCCTGA
- a CDS encoding tripartite tricarboxylate transporter substrate binding protein, which yields MMRKSSRIAGIVTALTILFCGAAMAEINWPTKPITLVCGYSAGGSSDLGCRYLAAALEKQLGVPVVVENRPGSGSWVAWNRFLHNTPADGNTFALVNLSAVFGHYDDKTPRKETIDDFELLANQAIDYQVIAIRPDEKRFTDYKSLLEYAKNNELLTAASSTGITSGEASVARMLGKFHGAKVSVVPVGGAGDANTMFISGNIDFLIGNVGDVTLNPENYRVIVLFANERDEQLPDVPTEKELGLGDYVSFSARGYAYMKGVDPEIVAKMTQAVSAAIQDPECLENMRKMGVNVELYAGGAYKKLLNDQLEWRCRIWDVKR from the coding sequence ATGATGAGAAAAAGCTCGCGCATCGCAGGTATTGTGACGGCGCTGACTATTCTGTTCTGCGGCGCCGCTATGGCAGAAATTAACTGGCCCACAAAGCCGATCACGCTGGTATGCGGGTACAGCGCCGGCGGCAGTTCCGATCTCGGCTGCCGCTATCTGGCGGCGGCGCTTGAAAAGCAGCTCGGCGTGCCCGTCGTCGTCGAAAACCGTCCCGGCAGCGGCAGCTGGGTGGCGTGGAACCGTTTTCTCCACAACACGCCCGCCGACGGCAACACGTTCGCCCTCGTCAACCTGAGCGCCGTGTTCGGCCACTACGACGACAAGACGCCCCGCAAGGAGACCATTGACGACTTTGAGCTTCTTGCCAACCAGGCCATTGACTATCAGGTCATCGCCATCCGCCCCGACGAAAAGCGTTTCACGGATTATAAAAGCTTGCTCGAATACGCCAAGAACAACGAGCTTCTGACGGCCGCCTCCAGCACCGGCATTACCAGCGGCGAAGCGAGCGTGGCCCGCATGCTCGGAAAATTCCACGGCGCCAAAGTCAGCGTCGTGCCCGTCGGCGGCGCCGGCGACGCGAACACCATGTTCATCTCCGGCAACATCGACTTCCTGATCGGCAATGTCGGCGACGTCACGCTCAATCCCGAAAACTACAGGGTCATCGTCCTCTTTGCCAACGAGCGCGACGAACAGCTGCCCGACGTGCCCACCGAGAAGGAACTGGGGCTGGGCGATTACGTATCCTTCTCCGCGCGCGGCTACGCTTACATGAAGGGAGTCGATCCCGAGATCGTCGCGAAGATGACTCAGGCTGTCAGCGCCGCCATTCAAGACCCCGAGTGTCTTGAGAACATGCGCAAGATGGGCGTCAACGTCGAGCTCTATGCCGGCGGCGCTTACAAGAAGCTGCTGAACGATCAGCTCGAATGGAGATGCAGGATTTGGGACGTGAAGCGTTAA
- a CDS encoding LysR family transcriptional regulator: MPLQSLKYFLAAAEEMNFRKAAERLYITQQSLSSSIQKLERQYGVAFFERKPRLILTPAGRSMVEYVRKVLHTEQQLVAALADTSRTSTGSLRVGVTGTRGAVFMPRIWDVYHRQFPNIVVTTVEASTAELDELLRDGKIDLYIGVNVPRHNNMQVLTFMRDRIYCAFSRRFLAKAPPAWREALLDPHGFDLTKIDSMPLITFTHSNGLRYTLERFFEKQDIHPNIIFETSRHDLVLKLCRQEHGIGLVYEMILYDVLRRPDIADELYAVPVRAELPQKNTELTYRMESSHPRYLQGFIQVAQAVFEEYSQTIGAVIRRARK, translated from the coding sequence ATGCCTTTGCAAAGTCTGAAATATTTTCTGGCCGCCGCCGAGGAGATGAATTTCCGCAAAGCGGCCGAGCGGCTCTACATCACGCAGCAGTCGCTCAGCTCCAGCATTCAGAAATTGGAACGCCAGTACGGCGTGGCGTTCTTCGAGCGCAAGCCGCGCCTGATCCTGACACCGGCGGGGCGCAGCATGGTCGAGTATGTGCGCAAAGTCCTGCACACTGAGCAGCAGCTTGTCGCTGCCCTGGCGGACACCTCGCGCACCAGCACGGGGTCGCTGCGTGTCGGCGTGACGGGCACGCGCGGCGCCGTGTTCATGCCGCGCATCTGGGACGTGTACCACAGGCAATTCCCCAACATCGTCGTCACCACCGTGGAAGCCTCAACCGCGGAACTGGACGAGCTGCTTCGGGATGGAAAGATCGATCTCTATATCGGCGTCAACGTGCCGCGGCACAACAACATGCAGGTGCTGACCTTCATGCGGGACCGCATCTACTGCGCTTTCAGCCGCCGCTTCCTGGCGAAAGCCCCGCCGGCCTGGCGCGAAGCGCTGCTCGATCCGCACGGCTTCGATCTGACGAAGATCGACAGCATGCCGCTGATCACGTTCACGCACAGCAACGGACTGCGCTACACGCTGGAACGCTTTTTCGAGAAGCAGGACATCCATCCCAACATCATTTTCGAGACGAGCCGGCACGATCTGGTGCTGAAACTGTGCCGTCAGGAACACGGCATCGGCCTCGTCTACGAGATGATCCTCTACGACGTCTTGAGGCGTCCCGACATCGCCGACGAACTTTACGCCGTGCCCGTTCGCGCTGAACTGCCGCAGAAAAACACCGAGCTGACCTACCGCATGGAGAGCTCCCATCCCCGCTATCTGCAAGGCTTTATCCAAGTCGCTCAGGCCGTTTTCGAAGAGTACTCACAGACCATCGGCGCCGTGATTCGCCGCGCGCGAAAATGA